In Streptococcus pneumoniae, the sequence TCTAGAAAAAAGAGAGACAATGATAGTGTCGAATGGTTATGCATGGACGTGACCTAATCATATTGATACTGCATTTGCATCAGCAGATTTGTTTGAGTATAAATTACAATTAGCAGGACAGACTTGGGGATATTTAGAATTTGAAACAAATACAGAAAAATATGGGAAAGTATTGTTAATTATAAAGGGTAAGAAGCGACTTACGAACCAATTTCCTTTGGTACAAAAAAATAAGAGTGGCTACTTATTTGAATATGCTCAGATGAATACACTTTATCTTAATCAACATTCTTCCTACAAAAATGATGAAGATAGTCATTCCTTTCCAATTCAGATGGAGTTAGTTTCTGATGAAATGATTCAAGAAATTGAACAAGCTACTAAAAATTCGAATATCGAAAAATTTATGATTTTAACTTATGAGGCGGACTCAGAAAACAATATTATATCTGTAGATGTTGTTATGCCTGATGCACGAACTGGTCAGTTACACTTGATTCAAGATTTGTCTGAGTATATTCAATCAAGTTCGTACCATTTCGAAGAAGCTAAATATCAAGATATTCCTAATTTTTCAGAATTATCGGAAACAGAAGATTTTGAAATTATTCCAAGAATAGAAAAACAAGAAGGTCAAAAGTAGTAAGGAATATGTAAATGTTTAATGGTCGGGTATTGAAAGAATTACGGCTGTTAAATGGTTTAAGTAGAGCAGAATTAGCTCAGAGAATTAATTTAACGGAACAAGCCATTTGGCAGTTTGAGTCCAACGAAACGAAACCTAAATTATCAACCAAAATGCATTTGGCCAACCAATTTCATGTTGATTTAACTTATTTTGAACAGGAAGAAGAGAGCATTCGATTTGATTCTTCTGTAATTGCCTTTAGAAATGCAGACCTAGCAACACGGAAAACAATAGATATTCAAACTATGTATTTACATAAGGTAGATAGTTTGATTGATTATTTTGAAAGTTTTGTAATTATACCTAATATTACAATTCATGACCTAAGTAATGTAGTGAGTGAATCTTATCATAAGGGAGAATCCATTGAGGAATTGGCTCTTTATGCCAGGGAAAAATTAGGTATTTCAAAAGATAATCATGATTTGCTTTATAAATTAGAACGTTCAGGCATCTATATCGTGGAACGATTAATTAATGGCCAAGCTGATGCTTATAGCGCATGGTCAAAATTGGGAAGACCTTATATTGTGTTGGGAACGAATAAATCATCTGTACGTCGAAATTTTGACTTAGCTCATGAGCTAGGACATATTCTTTTACACAAATATAAAGATATGAATGAAGATGGCAATCGTTTGGAGCAAGAAGCAAATTATTTTGCATCATGTTTTTTATTGCCAAAAGAAGAGTTTTTAGTCAAATTTGAAGAGAGGGTTGGCAAGCGTGTCAGCAATCCTGATAGTTATATTTTATTGAAGTCGGATTTGAATGTTTCGATACAGGCTTTAGAGTATCGAGCTTTTAAGTTAGGATTATTGACTCCAAAGCAACATTCTTACTTTTATCGTCAAATTGCGCAAAAAGGTTACAAAATGATTGAACCTTTGGATGATCAAATTTTTGTTAAAAAACCAAGCAAAGTAAAGAGTATTCTGGACGTCGTTTTGAGTAATCATCTAGTCAGTCTAGCGACTATAATGTCTAAACAAAGTATTCGTTTACAGTTTATAAGCGAAATATTTTCAGTCGAAATGAAATTTTTTGATCAGTATCAAGAAGATAGAAGAACAGATCGATTTGATAACATCATCCCTTTGTACAAAAGAAATAATTTATAATTTAACTGTGAAATAATTTCATGAAGGACATATGGCAGAAATTGGATTTTATCAGACAAGCAGTAGCTTACCAAAAATAATCAAACAAGCAGCAAGTAAGAGGAAAGGCACGAAAGGAAGTCTTTCCTTTTTCTTTTGCAGGAGAAAGGCCAGAATACCCGTCGCAGAAGCGAACTGAATCAAGATCAGTAACTCCGTTACGCTAAAGACGAGAGCACAAGAAGCTAAAAAGAGGAAATCTCCTGCGCCCATGCGGATATCGATAAAATGAGCCAAAATTCCAAGAGCAAGGAAGGAGACCATGACCAGATTCCAGCCAGAGGAAGCTATTAGGATTAGGTGGAAAGTCATCCAGACCAGTAAGGGATATTCCTGATGGCGAAAGTCGTAGATGCCTAAGGTCAAACCAGCGGTGATTAGGACGACTTGCCCCAAGGAAAGCAATTCCCAAGAGTAAAGCAGAAAGAGGAGTCCTAAGACTAATTCAAAGAGGGCATACCAGACAGGATAGCGAACTTTGCAGTAGCGACAGCGAAAGCGATTGAAGACCTGTGAGAGAATCGGAATCAAATCTAAGGGACGCAAGCGAGTCTGACAGGAATCGCAGTGACTGGCTGAACTGATAATGGATTGCTCTGGAAAACGGTCAATGACCAAACCAAGAAAGGAAGCGAGAATGCTCCCGACGAGAAAAAAATAAAAATCAATCATACTTATCTATTCGTAAAAAATGGGAGAAATAGTATAATGGAGAAACATAGATAAGATGGTGAGGAAAAGATGACAATTCGTTTTGAAGAAAAGGTGAGTATAGAAAACGCTCAGCTCGTATGCCAATGGTCCAACTCCTTAGGCAAAGTCTTTCAAGAACAATGGATGGGACCAAGGATTCCTTTTCTACTGACCCTTCAAGCCTTGGAAGGAGTCTTTTCAATCTTTGATGAACAAGAGTTTGTGGGACTTATCCAGAAAATCAGGCTAGAAGACAGCAATCTTCATATCGGGAGATTTTTTATCAACCCCCAGAAACAGGAGCAAGGCTTAGGTAGCCAGGCTTTAAGGAAATTTGTTAGTTTGGCCTTTGAAAATGAAGATATAGATAGTATTTCTCTAAATGTCTTCGAGGCAAATCAAAGAGCTCAGAATCTTTACCAAAAAGAAGGATTTGAAATCGTTCAAATGGTTGAAGCACCTGTACGAAAATATAGTAGATTGAAACTAGAATAGTACACCTCTACTTATAAAACATTGTTAGAAATCGATTTGACTGTCCCGATCGATTCGTCCTGTTATTATTTCATTTTACTATACATTATGAAAAAGGGGAGATAGGAGTATAATTCCAAATATAAAGAAAGCGAACAAAACAGAATTCTGATTTTCAGAAAACAGGTTTATTCGCTTTTTATGATATACTCCCTCTTTTTAGCCTATTTATTAAATGTAATAGAAAATTAAGAATGTAGAATTGTATGATACAAACAAAGTGCAATAGCTGAGTGTGCGGCTGTAAAATCATTGTAAGGTTCAATAATGACTTCAGGTAGGCGATTATAGAGCAGTTTGGGTTTGTAGTTCATTTCACTATATAGTTTTTGGATGATGTGTTGATTTGTTAGTAAAGGACTATGTAGGTAGATTTTTTGAGAGTCAATCATCATACTGATATTTAAAATGGTTTGACTAAGATAGAATAAGGCTTGATGGATAAGTGTGATTATTCCAGTGTCACCTAATTGATAAGCGGTTAAAATAACTTGGATATCAATATCATCGGCATTTTTGACTAAACTAGGAAGTAGAGAATAGGGAGATTGATGATATAGAATTTTTGATTTTTTGATTAACCAAGATTCTCCAGCAAAAGTTTGTAAGCATCCCTTGCGCCCGCAGCTACATTCTTCTCCCTCAGATGAAACAACTGTATGCCCTATTTCTCCAATCATTAGATTTCCTTTCCCATAAATGTTTCCGTCGTAGATATAAGAACAGTGCATACCTCTAGCAAAATGAAAATAAGCAAAATTAGGGTCATTCTGTTGGCGACTAAATAGGCGTTTACCTATAGCCATACAGTTAACATTGTTAGAGAAAAACAAAGGCTTATCAAAGTGGGATTGAATCATTTCTAAGTCGATATGTTGCCATAAAGGATTGTTTGTTGTTATTTTATAATCATCTAAATAGCGACCAGGTAGCGCGATTCCAATTGCTTCTATTTCATAATCAGAGCAGTTATTTAAGAATTGCTTTAGTGTCTGGTTAATGAGTTGATTTCCCTTTTCTTGGATTAACTGTTTAGTAACAATTTCTTTCTCTTCCTTTAAGATATTTCCTAGATTATCTCCTAAAGCAAAAGTGAAATGTTTTTCAGATAGTTCACAACCAATGTAGTAAAATCGTTTAGCTTGAATGTCTAGCAGGATTTTTTTTCTCCCTACGCTTGTATCGTGTTCGTCTTCACCAAGTTCTAAGAGAATATTTTCTTTAATCAGATCATTTGTGATACTGCTAGTTGTTGCAGGTGTTATTCCTGTTTTAGTAGCGATTTCAATTCGTGAAATGGGACCTAATGTGTAAACTGTTTCCAGTATTTTAGCTCTTAGTTGTAATTGTTTCTTAGATAAGGTCATATTAGTTTTCTTCCTAGTTGTCAGATTCTTAAAATCCTATGATTTTTTGCTATGGATAAATGTAGATGTTAATCTTTTTAAGCTTTTCATTACTTACTGGTCTCTTTTTATTATATATTGATAATAAAAAATAATCAAATGTTTACACAAATCCTTGACAAGGCTTTCTTATAGTTGTAAAATATAAATAACAAAAGATAATCAAATAACAACTTGACGTCAAAAAATAAAGATAATTGATAACTTTTGATAATAAAATATATTTAAGAGGAAAAGGTTATGGAAAAATTATTACAAGAAAAGTTACTTCCAGTAGCGGCTAGATTGGGTAATAATAAAGCGTTGGTTTCTATTCGAGACGGTATTACTCTAACTATACCTTTATTGTTGATAGGTTCATTACTAATGGTTATTGCAAGTTTTCCTATTCCAGGATGGGAAAAATATCTGGGTGATATTGGTGTTGCTGACTATTTATGGAAGGGTGTTGATAGTAGTTTTGGATTACTTGGTCTTGTAGCTAGTTTTGGTATCGCTTACTTTATGGCTAGACAATACAAAGTTGATGGTATTCCTGCTGGTATTGTGTCATTATCATCTTTTATTACAGTTACGCCTTTCATTAGAGGAGAGGCTGGAGCAGGAATGCCTACCGCTTTCATGGCATCAAAAGGTTTATTTGTTGCTATGATTTTAGGATTGATTAATGGCTATATCTACCAATGGTTTATAAATCATAATATACAGATAAAAATGCCGGATGGTGTTCCACCAGCAGTATCTAAAAGCTTTAGTGCCATTATTCCTGGTGCAGTGACTATTGTTGGTTGGTTGATTGTTTATGCAACTTTAGATAAATTAAGTTTACCTAATCTTCATGAAATTGCTCAAGTAGCTTTGGGAGGTCCACTTGGACTTTTAGGAAATAATGTTATTGGTCTTCTTATCTTAATTTTCCTTAATAGTAGTTTTTGGTTTGTAGGATTACACGGAGGAAATGTTGTTAATGCAGTTATGAAACCGTTATGGTTAGCTAATCTAGATGCAAATAAAGTAGCTTATCAAACTGGAGAAACTCTTCCAAATATTTTTACTAGCGTATTTATGGATAATTTTGTATTCATAGGTGGCGGTGGTGCAACCATAGGTTTAGTTCTTGCGTTAGGATATTTAGCACATAAGAAGAAAGCTAGTAAACAACTAAAAACTTTGGCACCTATAACTGTTATACCTGGATTATTTAATATAAATGAACCAGCAATGTTTGGCGTTCCTATTGTTTTGAACATTTTGTTACTAGTTCCATTTATCTTAGCTCCAATGTTTAACTTACTAGTAGCGTGGGGAGCAATGGCATCAGGTTTGGTTCCGCTAACTTATACAGATCCAGGTTGGACTATGCCACCTGTTATAAGTGGTTTACTTGCTACAGGAAGTATTTCTGGTTCATTATTACAAATTGTATTGATTGTTTTGGATGTCTTACTTTATTTACCATTTGTAATAGCTATTGAAAAACGGTTTAAGTTATTGGAGGATTGAGAATGAAACGTTTAATTAGTGCAAATCCATCTGAGATATTACAGATGAATGCTGAAGAATTAAAACAAAGTATTTTAGCAAGTGAAGGTAGAGTTGTTCTATCTGAAAATGTAGTTACTCGTGAGACATTTGTTGGGGATATAACTAATTCTGAAATTGCTAGAGCTTTTGGAGCTGATATGATTTTATTGAATTGTGTTGATGTTTTTGAGCCTAAAATTTATGCTTTGGATAGTTCAGGTGATGATGTTATTCATCGCTTACACCAGCTTGTTGCTTGTCCAATTGGTGTAAATTTGGAACCGATTGACCCATCTGCAAAGATGCTAGAGGAAACACAGGAAATTGTTGCAGGTCGTGTTGCTAGTGTTGAAACATTGAATCGAATAGAGGAGTTAGGTTTTGACTTTGTCTGTTTGACTGGAAATCCTGGAACAGGAGTTAGCAATCGAGAAATCATTAAGGCTGTTCAAACTGCTAAGGAAAACTTTTCTGGTTTGATTATTGCAGGTAAGATGCACGGGGCAGGAGTGAATGAGCCTGTGGCAGAGCTTTCTGTCGCAGAGCAATTGTTGGAAGCAGGTGCGGATGTGATACTTGTTCCAGCAGTTGGAACCGTTCCAGCCTTTCATGACCAAGAGTTGCGTGAAGTCGTTGATCTCGTTCATAGTAAGGGTGGGCTAGTACTGAGTGCTATTGGTACTAGCCAAGAAACATCTGATACAGATACTATCAAGGAAATTGCACTTAGAAATAAAATTTGTGGAGTTGATATTCAACATATAGGTGACGCAGGATATGGGGGACTGGCAACAGTCGATAATATTTATGCATTGAGCAAGGCAATTAGAGGAGTGAGACATACAGTATCTCGCTTGGCTAGGTCAGTAAATAGGTGATAAAATGAAGAATAAGAAATTAATTTCAAGTTTATTTATATTATTTTTATTAATATTTATTCATGTGAAAGTTTTTGCTAATGAAAATTTAATAAAAAATTCAAATTTTGAGCAAGGAGAGCTGTTTTGGAACTCTAGAAATAGGGGAATAATTAATTCAAATGAGAGTTATAGTAACGGACATTACTCAGGTATGATTCCTTCTACTGCAATTAATGATAATAGAGCAGATGGATATATTGGACAAGTTATTGATATAGAACCTAATGAAGATTATTTAGTATCTGCTTTTGCCAAAGTAGATATTAGTGGAGCAGAGGGATATTTTACCGCAAGATGGTTTGATAATAATAAGCAAGGAGAGATTGTTCAAAATAACATTGGAGAAGCTGTTGATCAAACAGTTAATACAACCGAATGGAAAAAATACATGTTTTCTTTCAATTCCGGTAAACACGATAAAGTTTTGATTCAATTAGTGAAATGGTCAGAAGACGATACTACAAAAAAATCTAATATTTTTATTGATAATGTAGAGATGTATCAACTGTCTAAAGGAAATTCATATAAGAAAATTTGGAGAGATGATTTTGATGGCGAACAATTAAATAAAAAATATTGGGGATATGAATTAGGATCAATTCGTGGTTGGGAACAGCAACATTATGTAAGAAGTGATGAGAATGTTTTTCTACGTTCGGGAAATTTAGTTCTTAGAGCTACGAATCGCTCTAAGGAAGATCAGTATTTTAACCCAAGAAACAATCACAGAAAGGTTGTATATAATTCAGGAAGTGTTAGAACACATGGGAAAGTAGAATTTCTTTATGGTAAATTAGAGATGCGTGCAAAATTACCGAAAGGTCAAGGAGTTTTTCCTGCTTTCTGGACTCTTGGATCGGATTTTACACTTGATGGGAAGATTAATCCTGTTCAGGGACGAGGATGGCCGTCAACAGGTGAGATAGATATAATGGAATTAGTTGGTGAACGAAATTCAAATGGAAGTGGGAATAAGACAGTTTATCAAACGCTTCATTATGGACAGTCGGATAATGATGATGGAAAATTTGCAGGACGTGGTACAGCCTTTAAATTATCGAGTGGAAACTTTAATGATTCGTATCATACTTTTTCAATTGATTGGTATAAAGATTATATTGTATGGATGGTTGACAATCATATTGTTAGAAAAGTATATTATGGATCAGATAATATAGCGAAAAAGATTTTTAATAGACCTCAGTATGTTCAGTTAAATTTAGCGATGGGAGGAAGTTGGCCTGGGGTAGTGGACAATAATTTATCAGGGACTGAATTTGTAGTTGATTATGTTTCTTACTCTAGAAATGATTTACAACAACATCAAGCTGAAGAGTATTATAGTCAATCTCCCAAAATAAATGGCGCTAAGGATATAGTAATAAACAGAGGAGATGTTCCTGATTTATTAAAAGGAATTACAACTAATAGTGGATATGAGTTAGATTATTCTATTGAAAATGAACCTATGTTTAATAACTTTGGAGGGAATACTTCGGTAGATTTATTAATTCGCAATAAAACTGAAAAAGAAAAGATTTCACAAATGCCTCCAGGAGTTTATAATTTGCATTATACTAGTCGTCCCAAACATTTAGATTATGAGTCTAAAGTTGATCGAAAAACAGTAACATTGACAATAAAATAAAAGGAGTAAGCTATGGCTAAAGTAACAATTATGTTAGCGTGTGCAGCAGGTATGAGTACAAGTCTGCTAGTGACAAAGATGCAAAAGGCAGCAGAAGATAAGGGGTTGGATGCAGAAATTTTTGCAGTTCCAGCTCCTGAAGCAGAAGAAATTGTAGCAACAAAAGAAGTAAATGTGTTGCTTTTAGGCCCCCAAGTTCGCTATTTACTAGGGGACTTTCAAGAAAAACTAAAAGATAGACAGATTCCTGTGGCGGTTATTCCGATGACAGATTACGGAATGATGAATGGTTCTAAAGTTTTAGATTTAGCTGAAAGTTTATTAGACTAAGATTGAGGAGAATGTTATGGATGAAAGTAATTTAGAATCTGTAATGGGGCTAATTATGTATGGTGGGGAAGCCAAAAGTAATGCTATGGAGGCTATTCAGGCAGCAAAAAAAGGGGATTTCTCTAAAGCCAATCGAAGATTAGCTGATGCGAATGCTGCCTTATTACAGGCGCATAAGGCTCAAACAGAAATGTTGACAAGAGAGGCACAGGGGGAAGAAACATCAATTAGCCTCTTGATGGTACACGCGCAAGATCATTTAATGACGAGTCTGACTTTTGTTGACTTGGCGAAAGAAGTGGTAGAAGTATACGAACGATTTGAAAAAAATTAGGAGTTTAGTATGAATACAATGTTGGATAAAATGCAAGAAAAACTTTCTCCAATTGCAATGAAAGTTGGGAATCAGAAGTTTTTAGTTGCTTTACGTGATTCATTTGTGGGGACTATGCCTGTTATTATGACAGGTTCCATTGCTTTGTTATTAAATGCTTTTCTAGTGGATTTACCACAACAATTTCACCTAGAAAGTATTACGAAAACCTTTCAGTGGCTTGTTGACATCAATAATTTGGTATTCAAGGGAAGTATACCAATTGTTTCTTTGTTGTTCATCTATTGCTTGGGAGTGAATATCGCTAAGATTTACAAGGTTGATACAGTTTCTGCTGGTTTGGTATCACTTGCTTCGTTTGTCATTTCGATTGGAAGTACAGTTACAAAGAGTTTCCCTTTGGCAAATGTAGGAGATGTGAAATTAGATCAGATCTTACAAGGAATTGATAATCTAGCATTTGATGGTAAAAATCTGATGGTAACTATTGGGAATGTGATTCCAGGAAACCATATTAATGCCAGAGGCTACTTTACAGCCATGATGATTGGATTTTTAGCCTCTATTATTTTCTGTAAAGTAATGAAAAAGAACTGGGTAATCAAGTTACCAGATTCAGTTCCCCCTGCGATTGCTAAGCCGTTCACTTCTATCATTCCAGGATTTATGGCGATGTATATAGTAGCCATCTTGACTTATGTTTTCCATTTACTTAGCAATGACTTATTGATTGATTGGGTTTACAAGGTGTTACAAACGCCATTACTAGGTTTGTCTCAAAGTTTCTTTGCAGTTATTCTGATGATCTTTTTAAATAAGTTATTCTGGTTTTTTGGTCTCCATGGAGGAAATGTATTGGCTCCCATCATGGAAGGGCTGTTTGGAGTTGCTATGTTAGCGAATCTGGATGCTTTCCAAAAAGGTGAACCGATTCCTTATATATGGACA encodes:
- a CDS encoding PTS lactose/cellobiose transporter subunit IIA, with translation MDESNLESVMGLIMYGGEAKSNAMEAIQAAKKGDFSKANRRLADANAALLQAHKAQTEMLTREAQGEETSISLLMVHAQDHLMTSLTFVDLAKEVVEVYERFEKN
- a CDS encoding spr1629 family repressor/antitoxin, translated to MFNGRVLKELRLLNGLSRAELAQRINLTEQAIWQFESNETKPKLSTKMHLANQFHVDLTYFEQEEESIRFDSSVIAFRNADLATRKTIDIQTMYLHKVDSLIDYFESFVIIPNITIHDLSNVVSESYHKGESIEELALYAREKLGISKDNHDLLYKLERSGIYIVERLINGQADAYSAWSKLGRPYIVLGTNKSSVRRNFDLAHELGHILLHKYKDMNEDGNRLEQEANYFASCFLLPKEEFLVKFEERVGKRVSNPDSYILLKSDLNVSIQALEYRAFKLGLLTPKQHSYFYRQIAQKGYKMIEPLDDQIFVKKPSKVKSILDVVLSNHLVSLATIMSKQSIRLQFISEIFSVEMKFFDQYQEDRRTDRFDNIIPLYKRNNL
- a CDS encoding family 16 glycosylhydrolase is translated as MKNKKLISSLFILFLLIFIHVKVFANENLIKNSNFEQGELFWNSRNRGIINSNESYSNGHYSGMIPSTAINDNRADGYIGQVIDIEPNEDYLVSAFAKVDISGAEGYFTARWFDNNKQGEIVQNNIGEAVDQTVNTTEWKKYMFSFNSGKHDKVLIQLVKWSEDDTTKKSNIFIDNVEMYQLSKGNSYKKIWRDDFDGEQLNKKYWGYELGSIRGWEQQHYVRSDENVFLRSGNLVLRATNRSKEDQYFNPRNNHRKVVYNSGSVRTHGKVEFLYGKLEMRAKLPKGQGVFPAFWTLGSDFTLDGKINPVQGRGWPSTGEIDIMELVGERNSNGSGNKTVYQTLHYGQSDNDDGKFAGRGTAFKLSSGNFNDSYHTFSIDWYKDYIVWMVDNHIVRKVYYGSDNIAKKIFNRPQYVQLNLAMGGSWPGVVDNNLSGTEFVVDYVSYSRNDLQQHQAEEYYSQSPKINGAKDIVINRGDVPDLLKGITTNSGYELDYSIENEPMFNNFGGNTSVDLLIRNKTEKEKISQMPPGVYNLHYTSRPKHLDYESKVDRKTVTLTIK
- a CDS encoding prepilin peptidase, with the translated sequence MIDFYFFLVGSILASFLGLVIDRFPEQSIISSASHCDSCQTRLRPLDLIPILSQVFNRFRCRYCKVRYPVWYALFELVLGLLFLLYSWELLSLGQVVLITAGLTLGIYDFRHQEYPLLVWMTFHLILIASSGWNLVMVSFLALGILAHFIDIRMGAGDFLFLASCALVFSVTELLILIQFASATGILAFLLQKKKERLPFVPFLLLAACLIIFGKLLLV
- a CDS encoding ROK family transcriptional regulator; protein product: MTLSKKQLQLRAKILETVYTLGPISRIEIATKTGITPATTSSITNDLIKENILLELGEDEHDTSVGRKKILLDIQAKRFYYIGCELSEKHFTFALGDNLGNILKEEKEIVTKQLIQEKGNQLINQTLKQFLNNCSDYEIEAIGIALPGRYLDDYKITTNNPLWQHIDLEMIQSHFDKPLFFSNNVNCMAIGKRLFSRQQNDPNFAYFHFARGMHCSYIYDGNIYGKGNLMIGEIGHTVVSSEGEECSCGRKGCLQTFAGESWLIKKSKILYHQSPYSLLPSLVKNADDIDIQVILTAYQLGDTGIITLIHQALFYLSQTILNISMMIDSQKIYLHSPLLTNQHIIQKLYSEMNYKPKLLYNRLPEVIIEPYNDFTAAHSAIALCLYHTILHS
- a CDS encoding GNAT family N-acetyltransferase; this encodes MTIRFEEKVSIENAQLVCQWSNSLGKVFQEQWMGPRIPFLLTLQALEGVFSIFDEQEFVGLIQKIRLEDSNLHIGRFFINPQKQEQGLGSQALRKFVSLAFENEDIDSISLNVFEANQRAQNLYQKEGFEIVQMVEAPVRKYSRLKLE
- a CDS encoding PTS sugar transporter subunit IIC, producing the protein MNTMLDKMQEKLSPIAMKVGNQKFLVALRDSFVGTMPVIMTGSIALLLNAFLVDLPQQFHLESITKTFQWLVDINNLVFKGSIPIVSLLFIYCLGVNIAKIYKVDTVSAGLVSLASFVISIGSTVTKSFPLANVGDVKLDQILQGIDNLAFDGKNLMVTIGNVIPGNHINARGYFTAMMIGFLASIIFCKVMKKNWVIKLPDSVPPAIAKPFTSIIPGFMAMYIVAILTYVFHLLSNDLLIDWVYKVLQTPLLGLSQSFFAVILMIFLNKLFWFFGLHGGNVLAPIMEGLFGVAMLANLDAFQKGEPIPYIWTSGSFGAFVWFGGLGLVLAILIFSRNSHYRKVAKLGLAPVLFNIGEPVNYGLPVVLNPLLFIPFVLSPVFMATVAYWATSWGLVSPVTQNVTWVMPPILYGFFSTAFDWRAIILSVVCLIISVLTYFPFVKMADKTELS
- a CDS encoding DUF7916 family protein; amino-acid sequence: MKRLISANPSEILQMNAEELKQSILASEGRVVLSENVVTRETFVGDITNSEIARAFGADMILLNCVDVFEPKIYALDSSGDDVIHRLHQLVACPIGVNLEPIDPSAKMLEETQEIVAGRVASVETLNRIEELGFDFVCLTGNPGTGVSNREIIKAVQTAKENFSGLIIAGKMHGAGVNEPVAELSVAEQLLEAGADVILVPAVGTVPAFHDQELREVVDLVHSKGGLVLSAIGTSQETSDTDTIKEIALRNKICGVDIQHIGDAGYGGLATVDNIYALSKAIRGVRHTVSRLARSVNR
- a CDS encoding PTS sugar transporter subunit IIC; translated protein: MEKLLQEKLLPVAARLGNNKALVSIRDGITLTIPLLLIGSLLMVIASFPIPGWEKYLGDIGVADYLWKGVDSSFGLLGLVASFGIAYFMARQYKVDGIPAGIVSLSSFITVTPFIRGEAGAGMPTAFMASKGLFVAMILGLINGYIYQWFINHNIQIKMPDGVPPAVSKSFSAIIPGAVTIVGWLIVYATLDKLSLPNLHEIAQVALGGPLGLLGNNVIGLLILIFLNSSFWFVGLHGGNVVNAVMKPLWLANLDANKVAYQTGETLPNIFTSVFMDNFVFIGGGGATIGLVLALGYLAHKKKASKQLKTLAPITVIPGLFNINEPAMFGVPIVLNILLLVPFILAPMFNLLVAWGAMASGLVPLTYTDPGWTMPPVISGLLATGSISGSLLQIVLIVLDVLLYLPFVIAIEKRFKLLED
- a CDS encoding PTS sugar transporter subunit IIB; amino-acid sequence: MAKVTIMLACAAGMSTSLLVTKMQKAAEDKGLDAEIFAVPAPEAEEIVATKEVNVLLLGPQVRYLLGDFQEKLKDRQIPVAVIPMTDYGMMNGSKVLDLAESLLD